A genomic region of bacterium contains the following coding sequences:
- a CDS encoding glycosyltransferase family 1 protein: MNIGFSSFVLQGGKTGVASYIVNLLDALERMDRTNTYDVMLPESEEALIPVHSPNFKKTMISDRLSKPVANILWHNLCLPGRSRQERYDLVHVPSYRRLPLLKGTKIVATVHDLATLHIDAKYDAARMFYNRRIVPSLIRRADHIITVSQYTADDIVNLVGYPKERISVIYSGINQRSYFPVPAAEARLKLAEKYRLESPFIVFVSRVEHPAKNHVRLIQAFERLKAAHPSDIKLVLAGADWNGADVVKAVASASPVARDIMFPGFVPLSDIPFFYSACELMVYPSLFEGFGFPIVEALACGAPVICSNTSSMQEIAADFVQKFDPLNIDEMLARMEDALKRGHDAELSARGQAYSAGFNWDQTAQKVMEVYRKVGTTSYGN; this comes from the coding sequence ATGAATATCGGGTTTTCTTCTTTTGTGTTGCAGGGGGGCAAAACCGGGGTGGCCTCCTACATCGTCAATCTACTCGATGCCTTGGAGCGTATGGATCGAACCAACACCTACGATGTCATGTTACCTGAGTCGGAGGAGGCGTTAATTCCGGTTCATTCTCCAAATTTTAAAAAAACAATGATTTCCGACAGATTATCCAAACCAGTCGCCAATATTCTTTGGCACAATCTATGTTTGCCCGGGCGCAGCCGACAGGAGCGATATGATCTGGTACATGTGCCGAGTTATCGGCGCCTGCCCTTGCTGAAAGGGACAAAAATCGTTGCGACGGTTCATGATCTGGCGACGCTTCATATTGACGCCAAGTATGATGCGGCACGCATGTTTTATAATCGACGGATTGTGCCTTCTTTGATTCGTCGTGCAGATCACATCATTACTGTGAGCCAATACACGGCTGATGATATCGTCAATCTGGTCGGCTATCCCAAAGAGCGGATTTCCGTGATCTATTCCGGCATCAACCAACGGTCATATTTTCCCGTTCCTGCAGCGGAGGCCCGTTTGAAATTGGCGGAGAAATATCGACTTGAATCACCGTTTATTGTTTTTGTGTCCCGCGTTGAGCATCCGGCAAAAAATCACGTCCGCCTGATTCAGGCGTTTGAGCGCCTGAAGGCGGCGCATCCGTCAGATATTAAACTGGTCCTTGCGGGAGCGGATTGGAATGGGGCGGACGTTGTGAAGGCTGTCGCGAGTGCAAGCCCGGTGGCTCGGGACATTATGTTCCCAGGATTTGTTCCGCTGTCGGATATTCCGTTTTTCTACTCGGCCTGTGAGCTGATGGTTTACCCCTCGCTCTTTGAGGGGTTCGGGTTTCCCATTGTTGAGGCATTAGCCTGTGGTGCCCCTGTAATTTGCTCAAATACATCGTCCATGCAGGAGATCGCGGCTGATTTTGTTCAGAAGTTTGATCCGCTCAACATTGATGAGATGCTGGCGCGGATGGAAGACGCATTGAAACGGGGGCACGACGCGGAACTGTCGGCCCGCGGTCAGGCTTATTCCGCAGGTTTTAATTGGGATCAAACGGCTCAGAAAGTCATGGAAGTTTACAGGAAAGTGGGGACAACATCATATGGGAACTGA
- a CDS encoding glycosyltransferase family 4 protein, which yields MIAITKVAHVMRRFSLQKWGGTESVVFNLAREYTREGLESPVYCTEMFSKPGCERVEQVPVHRFPYVFPWFFLGKEAKAKLRLKGGSPLSFSLFLALWREPGLSLIHAHVQHRLGGVARTVARLRGIPYVVSIHGGYLTLPAEQTEKMRDPFRGKLEWGKLFGWLLGARRVLTDADAIICVGRDEHEIMQKKYPGKSYYMPNGVRTELFRNATPEPFRQKFGLEPDEPFVLCVSRIDYQKNQLLLVRAFARFAAHQPKWKLVLVGPVTVEQYGAEIREEIRKSGLESRVLLIPGFQPDDPLLPSAYKAASVFVLPTVHEPFGIVILEAWAAGTPVIATRIGGIPGFTHDGRDILLFEKNDESALVSHLDRLATDEVLRRELVAGATQEVSHYDWIAIAQRMRDIYRQAKERHAGGGKG from the coding sequence ATGATCGCCATAACGAAGGTGGCCCACGTAATGCGTCGGTTTAGCCTGCAAAAGTGGGGGGGCACGGAAAGTGTGGTCTTCAACCTTGCTCGTGAATATACCCGTGAAGGTTTAGAGAGTCCCGTCTATTGCACAGAGATGTTTTCCAAGCCGGGCTGTGAACGGGTTGAACAGGTCCCTGTTCATCGGTTCCCGTACGTATTTCCCTGGTTTTTTCTGGGGAAAGAGGCCAAAGCCAAGCTTCGCTTGAAAGGGGGAAGCCCCCTCTCATTCTCTTTATTTCTGGCATTGTGGCGGGAACCGGGATTATCGCTGATTCATGCCCATGTTCAGCACCGCCTTGGGGGAGTCGCCCGGACTGTTGCCCGGCTTCGGGGCATTCCCTATGTTGTGAGCATCCACGGAGGTTATCTCACCCTTCCAGCGGAACAGACGGAAAAAATGCGCGACCCTTTCCGCGGCAAGCTCGAGTGGGGTAAGCTTTTTGGTTGGTTACTCGGGGCGCGTCGGGTGTTGACCGATGCTGATGCCATTATCTGCGTGGGCCGGGATGAGCATGAAATCATGCAGAAGAAATACCCTGGTAAATCCTATTATATGCCCAATGGCGTCAGGACGGAGCTATTCCGGAATGCCACACCTGAACCATTCCGGCAGAAGTTCGGACTGGAACCGGATGAGCCCTTTGTGCTTTGCGTTTCGAGAATCGATTACCAGAAAAATCAATTGCTCTTGGTTCGTGCATTTGCCCGGTTTGCGGCCCATCAACCCAAATGGAAGTTGGTTCTTGTGGGGCCTGTCACCGTGGAGCAGTACGGAGCCGAGATCAGGGAAGAAATAAGAAAGTCTGGCCTCGAATCGCGAGTACTCCTGATTCCCGGATTCCAACCTGACGATCCGTTACTGCCGAGCGCTTACAAGGCGGCCTCGGTGTTTGTTCTGCCAACTGTCCATGAACCATTTGGCATTGTAATTCTCGAAGCATGGGCCGCAGGTACTCCTGTCATTGCCACCCGTATCGGGGGTATCCCGGGGTTTACGCATGATGGGCGGGACATCCTGCTATTTGAAAAAAATGACGAGTCCGCTCTGGTCAGTCATCTGGATCGACTGGCAACTGATGAAGTGCTGCGAAGGGAGTTGGTCGCCGGTGCAACACAGGAAGTCAGCCACTACGACTGGATTGCAATTGCCCAAAGAATGCGTGACATTTACCGGCAAGCCAAGGAGCGGCATGCAGGAGGGGGGAAAGGATGA
- a CDS encoding polysaccharide pyruvyl transferase family protein: protein MKILIGGVPFGRNNVGDEAILECVVAILRKTFVDAVLTVSTDDGAETARKLKVNTVELFGFEPPYSHARMVQVIQEHDVFVWAGATGLSDYPEIPLEMLRLAQVAGRKTIVWNVGMNDELNPAKYRVLPGKKRVLLSLLSRLTLGCWDGVALVEKHRVRRAKTAIASTLAAADLVVVRDPESREQVLQSGTRAEVVVGADSALLLSPTPVMGLNLPSEFSQVLSFGGAKVGICVSAQRKIANLDKLVAYCDGVVENDTRRIVFIPMNPITDAGLMDGLRRKMKWSDRAAVLTGRYEPAEILAITSQMDLIISSRLHLIILASIVHIPFIGVSRGSKVDNFLRPYGLKSVGNVEQCDFDRLRLETERLLAGKAAFAAQSREVREVLLERLNQATLRLKEVLS, encoded by the coding sequence ATGAAGATACTGATCGGTGGGGTACCATTTGGCCGGAACAACGTGGGCGACGAGGCTATTCTTGAATGTGTTGTCGCAATACTCAGGAAAACCTTTGTGGATGCCGTTCTGACCGTGAGCACTGACGATGGCGCGGAGACCGCCAGAAAGTTGAAAGTCAATACTGTGGAACTTTTCGGATTTGAGCCCCCTTATAGCCATGCGCGAATGGTACAGGTCATCCAAGAGCATGATGTTTTTGTCTGGGCAGGTGCGACAGGACTCTCTGATTATCCTGAGATTCCTTTAGAAATGTTGCGCCTTGCACAGGTAGCCGGGCGCAAGACTATCGTCTGGAACGTGGGGATGAACGATGAGCTTAATCCCGCTAAATACAGGGTTCTTCCCGGTAAAAAGCGGGTGCTTCTTTCTCTGCTTTCCCGTCTGACCCTGGGATGTTGGGATGGTGTGGCGTTGGTGGAAAAACATCGGGTTCGACGTGCGAAAACCGCGATAGCCTCTACGTTGGCTGCGGCCGATCTGGTGGTGGTGAGGGATCCTGAAAGCCGTGAGCAGGTGCTCCAAAGTGGAACCCGTGCAGAAGTGGTCGTGGGTGCGGACTCTGCCCTGTTGCTCAGTCCGACTCCAGTCATGGGGCTCAACCTTCCTTCAGAATTTTCGCAAGTATTGTCGTTTGGAGGAGCGAAAGTCGGGATCTGTGTTTCAGCCCAGCGGAAGATTGCCAACCTGGATAAATTAGTTGCGTATTGCGATGGCGTGGTCGAGAACGATACGCGGCGCATCGTGTTCATCCCGATGAACCCGATCACGGATGCGGGGCTCATGGATGGACTCCGGCGAAAGATGAAATGGTCAGACCGTGCCGCAGTTCTTACGGGGCGATATGAACCCGCGGAAATTCTGGCGATTACTTCGCAAATGGATCTGATCATATCGAGTCGACTTCATCTTATTATTCTTGCATCCATCGTTCATATTCCATTCATCGGAGTAAGTCGCGGTTCGAAGGTTGATAATTTCCTGAGACCATACGGATTGAAATCAGTCGGCAATGTCGAACAATGTGATTTCGACCGTTTGCGTCTTGAAACAGAGCGACTTCTGGCCGGGAAAGCCGCTTTTGCGGCGCAAAGCCGGGAGGTGCGTGAAGTGTTGCTGGAACGGTTGAATCAGGCCACCCTGCGACTGAAGGAGGTCTTGTCATGA